A region from the Algoriphagus machipongonensis genome encodes:
- a CDS encoding TonB-dependent receptor, whose protein sequence is MYLFLRLSNFLFVWIILGISSSVFGQNSPLIEGVVVDVTDSSPLIGANVYWEDDVSSGVVTDLDGKFRLSKRNLPARIVVSYVGYEKSIRTISQNESEKEIKFFLKPLEMSLDEIIIQERRPDEQIKNLSMGKASVPMETIKNIPALFGEVDLLRSLQLLPGVQTAGEGTTGLFVRGGSADQNLVQVDGAPVFNPSHFFGFFSVFSPDALDNVDLYKGNMPANYGGRLSSLIDVSLKEGNNQQIHGQGGIGSISSRLMLDGPLFSEKSTFAISARRTYADVFLRLSNNEDVKNNKLNFHDLSAKLSFLIGDKDKLTFSSYEGSDFLGLDEQFGLGWRNWVSSGHWSHTISENSFFDLEAYHSNYKYKVEFEEPNTGFYWNNRLSESGLKGQWTWINSDRIQSYWGFHSQYYHFAPILLDPAEDSAIESITTNPKNGVLNSGFIGMTAAITPRLSTEIGLRMGLYTQVGKGVDYLYQDDIPDDTNNITDSVRYGNFEPIRFYHGLEPRVAFRYLVNEEFSIKAAYNRNFQYVQIASNSSAGLPIDRWILAGKYIAPLRSDQVSLGFFKNFDSDRWEFSVEGYAKNFKNVIDLKNGASVLFTDQVETELLAGDGYSYGMEFLLRKNVGKTTGWLAYTYSRTWREIEGISLGEKYNPRYDRPHDVTLVLNHEFSPSWSAGLTFVYTTGQAVTFPVGIYESDNQIVPVYPDYRNQDRFPDYHRMDASVTWKNPNKGRKWRGSWNFSVYNLYGRKNPFAYEFREIYNDQINYDPDVDGPIVSEKQGVVMTYLFTFLPSITYNFQF, encoded by the coding sequence ATGTACCTTTTTTTAAGGCTGAGCAATTTTTTATTTGTTTGGATAATTCTAGGAATTTCTAGTTCCGTATTTGGTCAAAATAGCCCGCTAATAGAGGGGGTAGTAGTAGATGTAACAGATTCGAGCCCTTTAATTGGAGCCAATGTTTATTGGGAAGACGATGTGAGTTCGGGGGTAGTTACAGACTTGGATGGGAAATTCCGATTGAGCAAGCGAAACTTGCCCGCTAGAATTGTGGTCTCCTATGTCGGATACGAAAAATCAATTCGAACTATCTCACAAAACGAAAGTGAAAAAGAAATAAAATTTTTTCTCAAGCCTTTAGAAATGTCTTTGGATGAAATCATCATTCAGGAAAGAAGGCCCGATGAGCAGATAAAGAATTTGTCTATGGGAAAGGCTTCGGTCCCCATGGAGACAATCAAGAACATACCGGCACTTTTTGGTGAAGTAGATTTATTGAGAAGCCTTCAATTACTTCCAGGGGTTCAGACAGCTGGAGAAGGAACTACGGGGCTTTTTGTAAGAGGGGGATCGGCTGATCAGAATTTGGTTCAGGTAGATGGCGCTCCCGTTTTTAACCCTTCCCATTTCTTTGGGTTTTTCTCTGTCTTTAGTCCTGATGCTTTGGATAATGTGGATTTATATAAAGGAAATATGCCCGCAAATTATGGGGGTAGGTTGTCCTCTTTGATAGATGTTTCATTAAAAGAAGGGAACAATCAGCAAATACATGGGCAAGGGGGGATAGGAAGCATTTCTTCTCGTTTGATGCTGGATGGACCATTATTTTCGGAGAAATCTACTTTTGCTATTTCTGCAAGAAGAACCTATGCTGACGTGTTTTTGAGACTATCCAATAATGAGGATGTGAAAAATAACAAACTCAATTTTCATGACCTAAGTGCCAAGCTTTCCTTTCTAATAGGCGATAAGGATAAATTGACCTTTTCAAGTTATGAGGGAAGTGACTTTTTGGGTTTAGATGAGCAATTTGGTTTAGGATGGAGAAACTGGGTTAGTTCAGGGCATTGGAGTCATACCATTTCTGAGAATTCTTTTTTTGATCTGGAGGCTTATCATTCCAATTACAAATATAAAGTGGAGTTTGAAGAGCCAAATACGGGGTTCTATTGGAATAATAGACTCTCTGAGTCAGGTTTAAAAGGGCAGTGGACTTGGATCAATTCAGATCGAATTCAATCTTATTGGGGTTTTCATAGTCAGTATTATCATTTTGCTCCGATTTTATTGGACCCAGCTGAAGATAGTGCGATCGAGTCCATTACCACGAATCCTAAAAATGGGGTTTTAAATAGTGGTTTTATAGGTATGACTGCTGCAATTACCCCTAGATTAAGTACAGAGATTGGGTTAAGAATGGGACTTTATACTCAAGTTGGGAAAGGGGTAGATTACTTGTACCAGGATGATATTCCTGATGATACCAATAATATTACGGATAGTGTTAGATATGGAAATTTTGAGCCTATTCGCTTTTATCATGGATTGGAACCAAGAGTCGCTTTCAGGTACTTGGTAAATGAGGAGTTTTCTATCAAAGCAGCATACAACAGGAATTTTCAATACGTTCAAATTGCATCCAACAGTTCGGCTGGTCTTCCCATAGATCGCTGGATTCTCGCAGGAAAATACATTGCTCCTTTAAGATCCGATCAAGTGTCCTTAGGCTTTTTCAAGAACTTTGATTCGGATAGATGGGAGTTTTCAGTAGAAGGATATGCAAAGAATTTCAAGAATGTAATTGATCTAAAAAATGGTGCTTCAGTCTTGTTTACTGATCAGGTAGAAACTGAATTATTAGCAGGCGACGGCTACTCATACGGTATGGAGTTTTTACTTCGAAAGAATGTGGGAAAAACAACAGGCTGGCTGGCTTATACCTACTCCAGAACTTGGAGAGAAATAGAAGGGATAAGTTTAGGAGAAAAATATAACCCAAGGTATGACAGACCTCATGATGTGACTCTAGTTTTAAATCATGAGTTTTCGCCATCCTGGTCAGCGGGATTGACTTTTGTCTATACAACTGGTCAGGCAGTAACATTCCCTGTTGGGATTTATGAATCGGATAATCAAATAGTACCTGTTTATCCAGATTACAGAAATCAGGATCGATTCCCTGATTACCATAGAATGGATGCCTCTGTGACCTGGAAGAACCCGAATAAAGGCAGAAAATGGAGGGGGAGCTGGAATTTTAGTGTTTACAACTTATATGGTAGGAAAAACCCTTTTGCATATGAGTTTCGAGAGATTTATAACGATCAGATCAATTATGATCCTGATGTGGACGGACCTATTGTTTCTGAAAAGCAAGGAGTGGTCATGACTTACTTATTTACGTTTTTACCTTCCATTACTTATAATTTTCAATTTTGA
- a CDS encoding VWA domain-containing protein, giving the protein MIWAYPDVKLTILLAVIFALLYFIYLYRFWSINKKLEVEKRRLFTKMVLRTTYFVLFLVAFAGPSIGTSVKEIKEEGKDIFLAVDLSQSMNATDIGPSRLQRIKFELKELTKSFPSDRIGLIIFSSEAFMQCPLTFDQSVLQLYIDGLNTGLVPNFGTDLNAPLRIALDRFQNDESQEVKSKSVILISDGENFGDELENIGSELKNLGVKVFALGIGTESGSTIPRGNGIVMDPQTGEPAQTVLDKRPLQQIAAETDGQYFEISDEVQEVADLIKRLERLEGGITGSRTVEASANKYFYFLLAAFGLSLLDMILPIKTIKL; this is encoded by the coding sequence ATGATTTGGGCATATCCCGACGTAAAACTCACAATACTCCTAGCAGTCATTTTTGCACTGCTCTATTTTATTTACCTCTACCGATTCTGGTCTATCAATAAAAAGCTAGAAGTAGAGAAAAGAAGGCTATTTACAAAAATGGTCCTTCGTACCACCTATTTTGTTTTATTTCTGGTCGCTTTTGCCGGGCCTTCTATCGGTACCTCCGTCAAAGAAATAAAAGAAGAAGGAAAGGATATTTTCCTTGCAGTGGATTTATCCCAATCCATGAACGCCACAGATATTGGCCCGAGCCGGCTGCAGAGAATAAAGTTCGAGCTCAAGGAGTTAACCAAAAGCTTTCCTTCAGACCGAATTGGACTTATTATATTTAGTTCAGAGGCTTTTATGCAATGTCCGCTGACATTCGACCAAAGTGTCTTGCAACTCTATATTGACGGGCTGAACACCGGACTCGTACCTAATTTCGGTACAGATCTGAATGCTCCTTTAAGAATTGCTTTGGACAGGTTTCAAAATGATGAAAGTCAAGAGGTAAAATCAAAATCCGTCATTTTGATTTCGGATGGTGAGAATTTCGGTGATGAATTGGAAAACATAGGTTCTGAATTAAAAAACTTAGGAGTAAAGGTATTTGCTCTGGGTATAGGGACAGAATCTGGAAGTACCATTCCTAGAGGAAATGGCATTGTGATGGATCCACAAACAGGAGAGCCGGCGCAAACAGTCTTAGACAAAAGACCCTTGCAACAAATAGCCGCAGAGACAGATGGACAATATTTTGAGATTTCAGATGAAGTTCAGGAAGTAGCAGACTTAATCAAAAGACTAGAACGCTTGGAGGGTGGAATCACCGGTTCAAGAACAGTCGAAGCCTCAGCAAATAAGTATTTCTATTTTCTTCTTGCTGCATTTGGCTTATCTTTATTAGATATGATTTTACCAATCAAAACCATCAAGTTGTAA
- a CDS encoding acetyl-CoA C-acyltransferase, with protein MSKEVFIVAAVRTPLGSFGGKLSKLTAVELGSIAIKGALEKAKVASSEVQEVFMGNVISANLGQAPARQASIGAGIGYDVPCTTVNKVCASGMKAVMFGAQSIMLGMNDVVVAGGMESMSNVPFYVPKARFGYKYGNAEFVDGLVKDGLYEVYNQFPMGNCADNTAREMNISREDQDSYAIQSYQRSADSWAKGYFKEEVIPVEMKGRKGETILIDEDEEYKNVMFDKIPSLRPVFEKEGTVTAANASTMNDGASALILVSKEKLEELGLKPLAKIRGFADAAKDPLWFTTAPALAIPKALKHAGVSSDEVDFYEINEAFSAVAIANQKELNLDNDKVNIFGGAVSLGHPLGASGARIISTLNSVLHQKNGKIGVAGICNGGGGASAIVIEKM; from the coding sequence ATGAGTAAAGAAGTTTTTATTGTTGCAGCCGTAAGGACGCCACTAGGAAGTTTTGGTGGTAAATTATCGAAGCTAACTGCTGTGGAATTAGGAAGTATTGCCATCAAAGGAGCTTTAGAAAAAGCCAAAGTAGCAAGTTCTGAGGTGCAGGAAGTTTTTATGGGAAATGTCATCTCTGCTAATTTGGGTCAGGCGCCGGCAAGGCAAGCCTCCATTGGAGCTGGAATAGGATATGATGTTCCTTGCACCACTGTCAATAAAGTTTGTGCTTCAGGAATGAAAGCGGTCATGTTTGGAGCCCAGTCGATTATGCTTGGCATGAACGACGTGGTGGTAGCTGGAGGAATGGAGAGCATGTCCAATGTTCCTTTCTATGTTCCAAAAGCAAGATTTGGTTATAAATATGGAAATGCTGAATTCGTTGATGGATTGGTAAAAGATGGACTCTATGAAGTTTACAATCAATTTCCTATGGGCAATTGTGCAGACAACACGGCTAGGGAAATGAACATCAGCAGAGAAGATCAAGATTCCTATGCTATTCAATCTTACCAGAGATCGGCAGATTCCTGGGCCAAAGGTTATTTCAAAGAAGAAGTAATCCCTGTTGAAATGAAGGGACGTAAAGGGGAAACAATTCTTATCGATGAAGATGAAGAATACAAAAACGTAATGTTTGATAAAATCCCTTCTTTAAGACCCGTTTTTGAAAAAGAAGGGACTGTTACGGCGGCAAATGCCAGTACCATGAATGATGGAGCATCAGCCCTTATTTTAGTAAGCAAAGAAAAATTAGAAGAGCTTGGATTGAAGCCATTGGCAAAAATCAGAGGCTTTGCTGATGCTGCCAAAGACCCACTTTGGTTTACTACCGCTCCTGCCTTAGCCATCCCAAAAGCATTGAAACATGCAGGAGTATCATCAGATGAAGTAGATTTCTATGAAATCAATGAAGCTTTTTCTGCTGTAGCTATTGCCAACCAAAAGGAATTGAATCTGGACAATGATAAGGTAAATATCTTCGGTGGTGCTGTGTCATTAGGTCATCCATTAGGTGCTTCAGGTGCTAGAATCATTTCTACTCTCAACTCGGTCTTACATCAAAAAAATGGAAAAATAGGTGTAGCCGGCATTTGTAATGGAGGCGGAGGTGCATCAGCTATTGTTATTGAAAAAATGTAG
- a CDS encoding toxin-antitoxin system YwqK family antitoxin → MAQVTVKTYYDFEETQVKEVFTKVNGVAEGEIKLYDPEGNLIQVGNLKNDQKHGVFYELSPRNGDTLRITPFVENMRSGPGKSYYPNGKIQQELTYEDNQIQGLVVTYFENGQIKDRTVFKNNKPDGLSEKYFETGEPASKIYYSEGTLDGPYEEYYQDGTPKVIATYSDGELEGRETVYFENGEVEGIREFRNGELHGIYHLNYASGEPHRRGEFKKGLAEGELLVYYESGELREKGLFKKGVAKAPYETFYPSGKIKSRTLYDEKGYQLSETTYFENGQVNYVLKYLNGEINGEVKIYRENGTLEEIRRYKDGELTGNQEFFDEEGNLVRTESYDNEFKNY, encoded by the coding sequence ATGGCTCAGGTTACCGTCAAAACCTATTATGATTTTGAGGAAACACAGGTGAAAGAAGTTTTTACCAAAGTCAATGGTGTTGCAGAAGGGGAAATCAAATTATATGATCCTGAAGGGAACCTCATCCAAGTAGGGAATTTAAAAAATGATCAAAAACATGGAGTATTTTATGAATTATCACCGAGAAATGGAGATACTCTTAGAATCACTCCATTCGTAGAAAATATGCGCTCAGGACCAGGGAAAAGCTATTATCCCAATGGAAAAATCCAACAAGAGCTGACTTACGAGGACAATCAAATTCAAGGATTAGTAGTGACCTATTTTGAAAATGGGCAGATTAAAGATCGAACCGTTTTCAAGAACAATAAACCTGACGGCTTGAGTGAAAAGTATTTTGAAACAGGTGAACCGGCTTCCAAAATCTATTACTCAGAAGGCACTTTGGATGGACCTTACGAAGAATATTACCAAGATGGAACCCCGAAAGTCATCGCAACCTATTCAGATGGGGAATTAGAAGGAAGGGAAACTGTTTATTTCGAAAATGGGGAAGTTGAAGGGATCAGAGAGTTTAGAAACGGAGAACTTCACGGCATCTACCATCTGAATTACGCCAGTGGAGAACCTCACAGGAGAGGTGAGTTTAAAAAGGGACTTGCTGAGGGAGAATTATTGGTATACTACGAATCAGGAGAACTGAGAGAAAAAGGCCTATTTAAAAAGGGCGTTGCCAAAGCTCCTTATGAAACCTTCTACCCTTCAGGTAAAATAAAATCAAGAACCCTATATGATGAAAAAGGTTATCAATTAAGTGAAACCACTTATTTTGAAAATGGACAGGTAAACTATGTACTTAAGTATCTCAATGGGGAGATTAATGGAGAAGTAAAGATTTATAGAGAAAACGGTACTTTGGAAGAAATCCGCAGATATAAAGATGGAGAACTTACAGGAAATCAGGAATTCTTTGATGAAGAAGGAAACCTCGTAAGAACCGAATCTTACGATAATGAATTCAAAAATTATTAA
- a CDS encoding phosphoribosylaminoimidazolesuccinocarboxamide synthase — MSKAIKETHYQFPGQVGFYKGKVRDVYIFEKELVVVASDRISAFDVVLPKPIPFKGQVLNQIAAKFLEATSDIVPNWVSATPDPNVTIGKKCEPFKVEMVIRGYMAGHAAREYKAGKRILCGVELPEHMRENDPFPEPIITPTTKASEGHDEDISKEAILSEGIVSPEDYAVLEKYTRALFKRGQEMASEMGLILVDTKYEFGKFGDEIFLIDEIHTPDSSRYFYADGYEENQAKGLPQKQLSKEFVRQWLISNGFQGKEGQSVPEMTDEIVESISDRYIELFEKITGQKFEKADTSQINSRIEKVILTHLG; from the coding sequence ATGAGTAAAGCCATAAAAGAAACCCATTATCAATTCCCTGGTCAAGTAGGGTTTTATAAAGGAAAAGTACGAGACGTCTATATATTTGAAAAAGAGCTAGTTGTAGTCGCTTCAGACAGAATCTCAGCCTTTGACGTAGTTTTACCTAAACCTATTCCATTTAAAGGGCAGGTTTTAAACCAGATTGCTGCAAAATTTCTTGAAGCAACCTCTGATATTGTCCCTAACTGGGTTTCAGCTACTCCAGACCCTAACGTAACGATTGGTAAAAAATGTGAACCATTCAAAGTAGAAATGGTCATTCGTGGTTATATGGCTGGACATGCCGCCAGAGAATATAAAGCAGGAAAGAGAATATTATGTGGAGTGGAACTTCCTGAGCATATGAGGGAAAATGACCCTTTTCCTGAGCCAATAATAACTCCGACCACCAAAGCTTCAGAAGGACATGACGAAGATATCTCTAAAGAGGCCATTTTGTCAGAAGGAATAGTAAGTCCTGAAGATTATGCTGTGTTGGAAAAATATACTAGAGCCCTATTCAAAAGAGGTCAAGAAATGGCTTCAGAGATGGGTTTGATCTTGGTAGACACTAAATATGAATTCGGTAAATTCGGGGACGAGATATTCTTAATTGATGAAATTCATACACCTGATTCCTCTCGCTATTTCTACGCAGATGGATATGAGGAAAATCAGGCAAAAGGTCTTCCTCAAAAACAACTTTCAAAAGAATTTGTAAGGCAATGGCTGATATCGAATGGCTTTCAAGGGAAAGAAGGTCAATCAGTGCCTGAAATGACAGACGAAATTGTAGAAAGCATCTCAGATCGTTATATTGAGCTTTTCGAAAAAATCACCGGTCAAAAATTTGAAAAAGCGGATACATCCCAAATTAATAGTCGAATAGAAAAAGTAATCCTTACCCATTTGGGTTAA
- a CDS encoding STAS domain-containing protein — protein sequence MKYSIDKKEQYVVFSPLEEKIDSIIAPALKSEILTIQAEGYPHMVLDLKEVKYVDSSGLSALLVGDREFSKTGGIFILSGVQDHVMKLLKISMLDKKLNLVASLEEAAEAIFMYEIESGEEEEEED from the coding sequence ATGAAATACTCAATAGATAAAAAAGAACAATACGTGGTTTTTTCTCCTTTGGAAGAAAAAATCGATTCAATCATTGCCCCAGCTTTAAAATCAGAGATTTTAACAATACAGGCTGAAGGTTACCCACACATGGTACTTGACCTTAAAGAGGTTAAATATGTAGATTCCAGTGGATTAAGCGCACTTCTTGTTGGAGATCGCGAATTCAGTAAAACTGGAGGGATTTTTATTCTTTCAGGGGTTCAGGATCATGTCATGAAGCTTTTAAAAATCTCTATGTTGGATAAAAAGCTGAATTTGGTAGCCTCTTTAGAAGAAGCTGCTGAAGCTATCTTTATGTATGAAATTGAAAGTGGTGAAGAAGAAGAGGAGGAGGATTGA
- a CDS encoding ribonuclease Z: MSPDFEVTILGNTSSIPVHGRNHTSQVIRFGQELLLLDCGEGTQIQLRRYKVKPSKISNIFISHLHGDHYLGLVGLLSSFNLAKRTKALTIYGPQGLDEIITTNFRWSNTKLSYPLNFVQTNTQGLNLLFEEPKFQVFSFPLKHRLPTTGFLISEKPGYRNLIKEKIQGQSLSIEAIKSLREGMDYQDENGKWFKVDDFAYPLPTLRKYAFCSDTIFDPSISTYIENVDLLYHESTFTNDDKARAGETFHSTGEQAAQIATMSGAKKLLLGHFSSRYKDLSQMLEEAKTVFPNSILSEEGETYPIL, translated from the coding sequence TTGAGTCCGGACTTTGAAGTCACCATTTTAGGGAATACCTCTTCCATACCAGTCCATGGAAGAAACCACACCTCTCAAGTAATCCGTTTTGGCCAGGAGCTTTTGCTCCTGGACTGCGGAGAGGGAACTCAAATCCAATTGCGAAGGTATAAAGTGAAACCTTCCAAGATTTCTAATATTTTTATTAGCCACTTACACGGCGATCATTATTTAGGCTTAGTAGGACTTCTATCTTCATTTAACTTAGCCAAGAGAACCAAAGCTCTTACCATCTATGGTCCCCAAGGCCTTGATGAAATTATTACTACAAATTTTCGCTGGAGCAATACAAAGCTATCCTATCCATTAAACTTTGTTCAGACTAATACCCAAGGTCTAAACTTGCTCTTTGAAGAGCCTAAATTTCAGGTTTTTAGTTTCCCTCTGAAGCACCGACTACCTACCACTGGGTTTTTAATCTCAGAAAAACCAGGATATAGAAACCTTATAAAAGAAAAAATCCAGGGTCAGTCTTTATCAATCGAAGCGATTAAATCACTGAGAGAAGGGATGGATTATCAGGATGAAAATGGTAAATGGTTTAAAGTAGACGACTTTGCTTACCCTCTCCCAACCCTAAGAAAATACGCTTTCTGTTCTGATACGATTTTTGACCCAAGTATTAGCACTTATATAGAAAATGTTGATCTCCTTTATCATGAATCGACATTTACGAATGATGATAAAGCCCGTGCCGGAGAAACATTCCATAGTACTGGCGAACAAGCAGCTCAAATCGCTACCATGTCAGGTGCTAAAAAGCTCTTATTGGGTCATTTTTCTTCCCGGTACAAAGATTTAAGTCAAATGTTGGAGGAGGCAAAAACAGTATTTCCAAACAGTATTCTTAGTGAAGAAGGAGAAACCTATCCTATATTGTAG
- a CDS encoding queuosine precursor transporter gives MLNKSQSSRKTNLFIFLGAIFLTNAILAEIIGVKIFSGEKSLGFEPVNWNFFGEFVLDFNLTAGAILWPVVFITTDIINEYFGKKGVRKISLLTAGMIAYIFLVISVVTRLVPADFWLDVNASSPSGDDFNIDYAFNTIFRQGGGIIIGSLTAFLLGQLVDVFVFQKLRSITGEKMIWLRATGSTLVSQFIDSFVVLGIAFYVFGNWSLSQIIAVGIMNYIYKFVVAVGLTPLLYLGHGIIDRYLGKELSEEMINEATKDKSFI, from the coding sequence ATGCTAAACAAATCTCAAAGTTCACGAAAAACCAATCTCTTTATTTTTTTAGGAGCCATCTTTTTGACCAATGCGATTCTTGCTGAGATCATAGGGGTTAAAATATTCTCTGGAGAAAAATCATTGGGATTTGAGCCTGTCAATTGGAATTTTTTCGGAGAGTTTGTTTTGGACTTCAATCTTACCGCCGGCGCCATTCTTTGGCCTGTGGTTTTTATCACTACAGATATTATCAATGAGTATTTTGGAAAAAAAGGGGTTAGGAAAATCAGTCTTTTGACAGCAGGAATGATCGCTTATATCTTTCTTGTTATCAGTGTAGTAACCAGATTAGTCCCTGCTGATTTTTGGTTGGACGTCAATGCTTCCAGTCCCTCTGGTGATGATTTCAATATAGATTATGCTTTCAACACGATATTTAGGCAAGGTGGTGGAATTATCATTGGATCTTTGACAGCCTTTCTTTTAGGGCAATTAGTTGACGTTTTTGTCTTCCAAAAACTTCGTAGCATCACCGGTGAAAAAATGATCTGGCTTAGAGCTACAGGATCTACTCTAGTCTCTCAGTTTATCGATTCATTTGTAGTTTTAGGAATCGCTTTTTATGTTTTCGGAAATTGGAGTTTAAGCCAAATAATCGCAGTGGGCATCATGAATTACATCTATAAATTCGTAGTTGCTGTGGGCCTTACTCCTCTTCTTTACCTAGGACATGGGATCATCGATAGGTACTTGGGGAAAGAGCTTTCGGAGGAAATGATCAACGAAGCAACCAAAGACAAGTCTTTCATTTAA
- a CDS encoding DEAD/DEAH box helicase, with amino-acid sequence MENTLKFSDLGISSEILKSVEEMGYTQPSQIQSQAIPFVLDGRDVIGQAQTGTGKTAAFGIPIIDLVDPDFNKVQAVILCPTRELAVQVEGEIQKLAKYHRKINSVAIYGGESIDRQIRVLRKGVQIVVGTPGRVQDHINRGTLKLENTGIIVLDEADEMLDMGFRDDIEAILQEMPEKRQTVFFSATMAKPILDLTRKYQNNPEIIKVAKKELTVDRIEQVFYEVKPSLKLELMARLMNVNNYALSVVFCNTKRMTDEATEALGSRGILAEALHGDLSQAQRDKVMNKFRKGLCTVLVATDVAARGIDVDNVEAVFNFDLPLDDESYVHRIGRTGRAGKSGKAINFVTGRRDFGKIRDLERFTKASIAKMDPPSVSDLIELKKAQFVKDVHTVISKEEDNQIFEETVGQLLTEGLSIEQIALGLMKLQMGDAVKEMRDQDFSLSSYGNDRRREGGRNERFGRGERGERGRGERGERGGRREGGRREGGRSEGGRRERVREANMERLFINLGRKDRIRPNDIVGAIAGEAGVPGRSIGGIDIYDNFSFVDVPQKDAAHVIQVMKSNTIKGKSVNMEISKG; translated from the coding sequence ATGGAAAATACACTCAAGTTCTCTGACTTGGGAATTTCATCAGAAATTCTTAAGTCTGTGGAAGAGATGGGCTATACCCAACCTTCCCAAATTCAATCTCAAGCAATTCCTTTCGTACTAGACGGTAGAGATGTCATCGGACAAGCTCAAACTGGTACAGGTAAAACTGCTGCTTTCGGAATCCCTATCATTGATTTGGTAGATCCAGATTTCAATAAAGTTCAGGCAGTTATTCTTTGTCCTACCAGAGAACTAGCAGTTCAGGTAGAGGGCGAAATTCAAAAGCTTGCAAAATATCACAGAAAAATCAACTCTGTTGCCATCTATGGTGGTGAATCTATTGATAGACAAATCAGAGTTTTAAGAAAAGGTGTTCAGATTGTTGTAGGTACTCCTGGTCGAGTTCAAGATCACATCAATAGAGGAACATTGAAACTGGAAAACACTGGTATCATCGTGCTTGATGAAGCGGATGAAATGCTAGATATGGGTTTCAGAGACGATATTGAAGCTATTTTGCAGGAAATGCCTGAGAAAAGACAAACAGTCTTCTTTTCTGCTACGATGGCAAAGCCAATATTGGACTTGACTCGTAAGTATCAAAACAATCCTGAAATCATTAAAGTTGCTAAGAAAGAGCTTACTGTAGACAGAATCGAACAGGTTTTCTACGAAGTGAAACCTTCTTTGAAGCTGGAATTGATGGCGCGTTTAATGAATGTCAACAATTATGCATTGAGCGTTGTATTTTGTAATACAAAGAGAATGACTGATGAAGCTACAGAAGCTTTGGGTTCAAGAGGAATCCTTGCAGAAGCTCTTCACGGTGATTTATCTCAAGCACAGCGTGATAAAGTAATGAACAAATTCCGTAAAGGACTTTGTACAGTCTTGGTTGCTACAGACGTAGCAGCAAGAGGAATTGACGTTGACAACGTAGAAGCTGTATTCAACTTTGACCTTCCTTTAGACGATGAGTCTTATGTACACAGAATCGGAAGAACTGGACGTGCAGGTAAGTCAGGAAAAGCAATCAACTTTGTTACAGGAAGAAGAGATTTCGGTAAAATCAGAGATTTAGAGCGTTTCACAAAGGCGAGTATCGCAAAAATGGACCCTCCTTCTGTTTCTGACTTAATCGAATTGAAGAAAGCTCAGTTTGTGAAAGACGTTCACACAGTAATCAGCAAAGAAGAGGACAACCAAATTTTTGAAGAAACTGTAGGGCAACTTCTAACGGAAGGACTTTCTATCGAGCAAATCGCTTTAGGTTTGATGAAGCTTCAAATGGGAGATGCAGTGAAGGAAATGAGAGATCAAGACTTTAGCTTAAGCTCTTATGGTAATGATAGAAGAAGAGAAGGTGGAAGAAACGAGCGATTCGGACGAGGAGAAAGAGGCGAGAGAGGTCGAGGAGAAAGAGGAGAACGAGGTGGAAGACGTGAAGGCGGAAGACGCGAAGGTGGAAGAAGTGAAGGAGGAAGAAGAGAGCGCGTTCGTGAAGCTAACATGGAAAGATTATTCATCAACTTGGGTAGAAAAGACAGGATCCGTCCAAACGATATAGTAGGTGCTATTGCTGGTGAAGCAGGTGTACCTGGAAGATCAATCGGAGGAATCGATATTTATGACAACTTCTCTTTTGTGGATGTTCCTCAAAAAGATGCTGCTCACGTGATCCAAGTCATGAAATCAAATACGATAAAAGGAAAATCCGTTAACATGGAGATTTCAAAAGGTTAA